One window of Terriglobia bacterium genomic DNA carries:
- the acsA gene encoding acetate--CoA ligase, which produces MSESFDYERLRREITWDVARRELGLSEGAPLNLSHLCVDRNVALGRGEKIALVHENHAGEVRRFTYRDVMRLSNGWAEFLALQGIRDLDRVCVLLERIPELYISFMGILKVGAVVQPLFSAFGEEAFFQRADDSRAVAVVTQHKHLGKVRKIRERLPDLKTVIVVDHDAARRRLHEGEIAFSMMDHGIDEFPVFRTYGESPSVLHYTSGTTGKPKGALHVHSSILAQYLTSKTVLDLKDDDVYWCTADPGWVTGTSYGIIGPWSLGVTQVVLDAGFSSDRWYETMEKHRVTVWYTAPTAIRMLMKDGVEPVKRRDLSSLRHMCSVGEPLNPEGVHWGRAAFGLDFHDTFWQTETGAIVVTNLPGMPVKPGSMGRPFPALVAAVVDPATGEEIEAPGRVGMIAVRPPWPSMMRTYWNNTATYLRKFVNGWYICGDRASLDADGYFWFSGRDDDVINTGGHLVGPFEIESALLEHPAVAESAAIGKPDPINMEVVKAFVALRPGFEPGSDLELDIMNFIRKRLSPLAMPQEIEFLDRLPKTRSGKIMRRMLKAKEMGQDVGDTSTLDDD; this is translated from the coding sequence TTGAGCGAGTCCTTCGACTACGAGCGACTGAGGCGCGAGATCACGTGGGACGTCGCCCGGCGCGAGCTGGGCCTGAGCGAGGGAGCGCCGCTCAACCTCAGCCACCTCTGCGTGGATCGCAACGTGGCGCTCGGGCGCGGCGAGAAGATCGCCCTCGTCCACGAGAACCACGCGGGGGAGGTGCGTCGCTTCACCTACCGGGACGTGATGCGGCTGAGCAACGGCTGGGCCGAATTCCTGGCGCTCCAGGGGATCCGCGACCTGGACCGCGTCTGCGTCCTCCTCGAGCGGATCCCGGAGCTGTACATCTCGTTCATGGGGATCCTGAAGGTCGGCGCGGTGGTGCAGCCGCTCTTCTCCGCGTTCGGCGAGGAGGCGTTCTTCCAGCGTGCGGACGACAGCCGTGCCGTCGCGGTCGTCACGCAGCACAAGCATCTCGGGAAGGTGCGCAAGATCCGCGAGCGCCTTCCGGACCTCAAAACCGTGATCGTCGTGGACCACGACGCGGCGAGGCGGAGGCTCCACGAGGGCGAGATCGCGTTCTCGATGATGGACCACGGGATCGACGAGTTCCCGGTGTTCCGCACGTACGGGGAGAGCCCGAGCGTGCTCCACTACACCAGCGGCACCACCGGGAAGCCCAAGGGCGCGCTCCACGTCCACTCCAGCATCCTGGCGCAGTATCTGACCTCGAAGACGGTGCTCGACCTCAAGGACGACGACGTCTACTGGTGCACCGCCGACCCGGGATGGGTCACCGGGACGAGCTACGGGATCATCGGCCCGTGGTCGCTCGGCGTGACGCAGGTGGTGCTCGACGCCGGATTCTCGAGCGATCGCTGGTACGAGACGATGGAGAAGCACCGGGTGACCGTCTGGTACACGGCCCCCACCGCCATTCGGATGCTGATGAAGGACGGCGTCGAGCCGGTCAAGCGCCGGGACCTGTCGTCGCTCCGCCACATGTGCAGCGTCGGCGAGCCGCTCAACCCCGAGGGGGTCCACTGGGGGCGCGCCGCGTTCGGCCTGGACTTCCACGACACGTTCTGGCAGACCGAGACCGGCGCGATCGTGGTCACGAACCTACCCGGCATGCCGGTCAAGCCCGGAAGCATGGGGAGGCCCTTCCCGGCGCTGGTCGCGGCGGTGGTGGACCCCGCGACCGGGGAGGAGATCGAGGCGCCGGGACGCGTGGGAATGATCGCGGTCCGTCCCCCCTGGCCCAGCATGATGCGGACTTACTGGAACAACACCGCGACCTACCTGAGGAAGTTCGTGAACGGATGGTACATCTGCGGCGATCGCGCGAGCCTGGACGCCGACGGGTACTTCTGGTTCTCCGGCCGCGACGACGACGTGATCAACACCGGCGGGCACCTGGTCGGACCGTTCGAGATCGAGAGCGCCCTCTTGGAACACCCCGCGGTGGCGGAGTCGGCGGCGATCGGCAAACCCGATCCCATCAACATGGAGGTGGTCAAGGCCTTCGTCGCGCTCCGCCCGGGTTTCGAGCCGGGGTCCGACCTGGAACTCGACATCATGAACTTCATCCGCAAGCGGCTGTCCCCCCTCGCCATGCCCCAGGAGATCGAGTTCCTGGACCGGCTTCCGAAGACTCGCAGCGGGAAGATCATGCGGCGGATGCTGAAGGCGAAGGAGATGGGGCAGGACGTGGGGGACACCAGCACGCTGGACGATGACTGA
- a CDS encoding acyl carrier protein, which translates to MKDTILDYIRKEYLDEEDAEDLELDEETPLISSGIVDSFSMVSLKRFLERKYAISIPDDQATPEAFDTVSRIMELVRRIRKDA; encoded by the coding sequence ATGAAGGACACGATCCTGGACTACATCCGGAAGGAGTACCTCGACGAGGAGGACGCCGAGGACCTTGAGCTCGACGAGGAGACGCCGCTGATCTCGAGCGGCATCGTCGACAGCTTCAGCATGGTCAGCCTCAAGCGATTCCTCGAGAGGAAATACGCGATCAGCATCCCGGACGACCAGGCGACCCCCGAAGCGTTCGACACCGTGAGCCGGATCATGGAGCTGGTCCGCCGCATCCGAAAGGACGCCTGA
- the kbl gene encoding glycine C-acetyltransferase, whose translation MAYPDAVQQAFRTELQSIRGQGLFKEERYIHSPQSSGILVEFPAGAEPKRVVNLCSNNYLGLSSHPEVIAAAHRGLEERGYGMSSVRFICGTQDVHRELEGAITRFLGTEDTILFPSCMDANAGVFEAILGPDDVMISDRLVHASIIDGIRLCKAMHDTYKHADLAHLEQKLEEHRDRRVRLIITDGVFSMDGDLAPLDRIVALAEKHDAMVFVDDSHASGFIGRTGRGTHEHFGVVGKIDIITTTLGKGLGGASGGCVSGRKEIVELCRQRARPYLFSNAVPPPIAFAALKVLEILSSTPERRDKLEANTTFWRRGLKETGFVIKDGESPIVPIMLFNAKLSQDVSRDLFREGVYAVGFFFPVVPAGQARIRTQLSADHDLPMLEGALEAFRKVGEKHGILGLDKKGIIAKYGS comes from the coding sequence ATGGCCTACCCGGACGCGGTGCAGCAGGCCTTCAGGACGGAGCTTCAGTCCATCCGCGGGCAGGGTCTCTTCAAGGAAGAGCGGTACATCCACTCGCCGCAGTCGTCCGGCATCCTGGTGGAATTCCCGGCGGGCGCCGAGCCGAAAAGGGTCGTGAACCTCTGCTCCAACAACTACCTGGGGTTGTCGAGCCATCCGGAAGTGATCGCGGCGGCGCACCGCGGCCTCGAGGAGAGGGGCTACGGGATGTCCAGCGTCCGGTTCATCTGCGGGACGCAGGACGTGCACCGGGAGCTGGAGGGCGCGATCACGCGGTTCCTGGGAACCGAGGACACCATCCTGTTCCCCAGCTGCATGGACGCCAACGCCGGCGTGTTCGAGGCGATCCTCGGGCCCGACGACGTGATGATCTCGGACCGGCTGGTGCACGCCAGCATCATCGACGGCATCCGTCTCTGCAAGGCGATGCACGACACGTACAAGCACGCCGACCTGGCCCACCTGGAGCAGAAGCTCGAGGAGCACCGGGACCGGCGGGTCCGTTTGATCATCACCGACGGGGTGTTCTCAATGGACGGCGACCTCGCGCCGCTCGACCGGATCGTGGCCCTGGCGGAGAAGCACGATGCCATGGTCTTCGTGGACGACAGCCACGCCAGCGGGTTCATCGGGAGGACCGGCCGGGGGACCCACGAGCACTTCGGCGTGGTCGGGAAGATCGACATCATCACCACCACCCTGGGCAAGGGGCTCGGCGGGGCCAGCGGCGGCTGCGTCTCGGGACGGAAGGAGATCGTCGAGCTCTGCCGGCAGCGGGCCCGCCCCTACCTCTTCAGCAACGCCGTGCCCCCTCCGATCGCGTTCGCCGCTCTCAAGGTGCTGGAGATTCTGAGCTCCACCCCGGAGCGCCGGGACAAGCTCGAGGCCAACACGACGTTCTGGCGACGGGGACTCAAGGAGACCGGCTTCGTGATCAAGGACGGCGAGAGCCCGATCGTTCCGATCATGCTGTTCAACGCGAAGCTGAGCCAGGACGTCTCGCGCGACCTGTTCCGGGAGGGGGTGTACGCCGTCGGCTTCTTCTTCCCGGTGGTTCCCGCCGGCCAGGCGCGCATCCGGACCCAGCTCTCGGCGGACCACGATCTCCCGATGCTCGAGGGGGCGCTCGAGGCGTTCAGGAAGGTCGGTGAGAAGCACGGGATTCTCGGCTTGGACAAGAAGGGGATCATCGCGAAGTACGGGAGCTGA
- a CDS encoding aldehyde dehydrogenase family protein, which translates to MGDVEAYADAVVGRSRDAAESFRRLDQEGTDRIVEAVFRAAFDARIELARLAVEETRIGVFEHKVIKNAWASLRVYEDIRSRRTVGMLSHDSERGIAEIAQPIGPVLALTPVTNPTSTVIFKALICLKTRNPVIFSFHRGARRCCRETARILARAAEAAGAPAHSIQWIEPFRNEIVDAVMRHRKLALILATATVPLVRKAQQSGTPTLGVGPGNVPVYVHHSADLAFAARMIVHSKTFDNGTVCASEQALVAEPGVGAAIRPLMEKQGAYFCTREQSLALGPVCFDTANETMRADVVGRPASVIAGRAGFPVPHGTRLLVAEQDGVGPGHPLSYEILAPVLALFRAMDYPAAIETCRAVTRLGGVGHTVGVHCNDERVIADFADMDAARILVNTPTTEGALGGIFNHPPPSLTLACGTGAGNFTTDNITIDHLTNIHRVARMRPNFNWLDIQRRTWLDEKVDADAIRVLYHRNF; encoded by the coding sequence ATGGGCGACGTTGAAGCTTACGCCGACGCGGTCGTGGGGCGCTCCCGCGACGCGGCCGAGTCGTTCCGCCGGCTCGATCAGGAAGGCACCGATCGGATCGTGGAGGCGGTATTCCGCGCCGCGTTCGACGCGCGGATCGAGTTGGCACGGCTCGCGGTCGAGGAGACCAGGATCGGCGTCTTCGAGCACAAGGTCATCAAGAACGCGTGGGCGAGCCTTCGGGTCTACGAGGACATCAGGTCGCGACGGACCGTGGGGATGCTCTCGCACGACTCGGAGCGGGGGATCGCCGAGATCGCCCAGCCCATCGGCCCCGTGCTGGCGCTGACCCCCGTCACCAATCCGACCTCGACGGTGATCTTCAAGGCGCTGATCTGCCTCAAGACCCGGAACCCGGTGATCTTCAGCTTCCATCGCGGCGCGCGGAGGTGCTGCCGCGAGACGGCGCGGATCCTCGCGAGAGCCGCCGAGGCGGCGGGGGCCCCGGCCCACTCGATCCAATGGATCGAGCCCTTTCGGAACGAGATCGTTGACGCGGTGATGCGCCATCGCAAGCTGGCCCTGATCCTCGCGACCGCGACGGTCCCCCTGGTGCGCAAGGCCCAGCAGTCCGGGACCCCCACACTCGGCGTGGGCCCCGGCAACGTCCCGGTGTACGTCCACCACTCCGCGGACCTCGCCTTCGCCGCGCGAATGATCGTGCACTCGAAGACGTTCGACAACGGTACCGTCTGCGCCAGCGAGCAGGCGCTCGTGGCGGAGCCGGGGGTCGGCGCCGCGATCCGCCCGCTCATGGAGAAGCAGGGGGCTTACTTCTGCACGAGGGAGCAGTCGCTGGCGCTGGGGCCCGTTTGCTTCGACACGGCGAACGAGACCATGCGTGCCGACGTGGTCGGGCGCCCCGCCAGCGTCATCGCGGGACGGGCTGGGTTCCCGGTCCCGCACGGGACGCGCCTCCTCGTGGCGGAGCAGGACGGCGTAGGACCGGGGCACCCGCTCTCCTACGAGATCCTGGCCCCGGTGCTGGCGCTCTTCAGGGCCATGGATTACCCGGCCGCGATCGAGACCTGCCGTGCGGTGACCCGGCTGGGTGGGGTCGGCCATACCGTGGGGGTGCACTGCAACGACGAGAGGGTGATCGCCGATTTCGCGGACATGGACGCGGCGAGGATTCTCGTGAACACCCCGACCACCGAAGGGGCGCTCGGCGGAATCTTCAACCATCCCCCGCCGTCCCTCACCCTCGCGTGCGGTACGGGTGCGGGCAACTTCACGACGGACAACATCACCATCGACCACCTGACGAACATCCACCGCGTGGCACGGATGCGTCCGAACTTCAATTGGCTGGACATCCAGCGGCGGACGTGGCTCGACGAGAAGGTGGATGCCGACGCGATCCGCGTGCTGTACCATCGCAATTTCTGA
- the erpA gene encoding iron-sulfur cluster insertion protein ErpA, with product MIQVTTAAVSKVKALLAAENREGFGLRVAVQGGGCSGFQYRLTFENTENANDQILEVNGLKVFVDATSGMYLDGANIDYVDSLEGSGFKIDNPNATATCGCGHSFQG from the coding sequence ATGATCCAGGTGACGACGGCCGCGGTCAGCAAGGTGAAGGCACTGCTGGCGGCGGAGAATCGCGAAGGCTTCGGGCTCCGGGTGGCCGTCCAGGGGGGCGGATGCTCCGGGTTCCAGTACCGTCTGACCTTCGAAAACACCGAGAACGCCAACGACCAGATCCTGGAGGTGAACGGATTGAAGGTGTTCGTGGACGCGACGTCGGGGATGTACCTCGACGGGGCGAACATCGATTACGTGGACAGCCTCGAGGGTTCCGGGTTCAAGATCGACAACCCCAACGCCACCGCGACGTGCGGCTGCGGCCACAGCTTCCAGGGATGA
- a CDS encoding deoxyguanosinetriphosphate triphosphohydrolase → MPDFPIAPESLLSPVAQRSSASRGRRFKEDEPPYRSAYQRDRDRIIHSRAFRRLEYKTQVFVNHEGDHYRTRLTHSIEVSQIGRTVARALGLNEDLVESLALSHDLGHTPFGHLGEDVLGERLRGHGGFNHNRQTLRIVEHLEERYPDFPGLNLTFEVREGIAKHSGPIDLEAAPEFADYDPGLMPPLEAQLIDPVDEIAYNHHDIDDGLESGILDMEALASAVPIFGEPLRVALGRHRASDLRQFRNEALRGLINELVTDLITTAERNVREAGIVSIEEVRGAPRPLVGLSAAVGERNRTLKAYLHEHLYRHHRIERMKDKARRVLEALFDRYHANPRLLPDDTRRRIVVDGVERTIADYIAGMTDRYATEEYQRLFDPTVRV, encoded by the coding sequence ATGCCGGACTTCCCCATCGCGCCGGAGTCGCTCCTCTCGCCGGTCGCCCAGCGATCGTCCGCCTCCCGCGGGCGCCGCTTCAAGGAAGACGAGCCGCCGTATCGGTCCGCGTACCAGCGCGACCGGGACCGGATCATCCACAGCCGGGCCTTCAGACGGCTCGAGTACAAGACCCAAGTCTTCGTGAACCACGAGGGGGATCACTACCGGACCCGGTTGACCCACAGCATCGAGGTGAGCCAGATCGGCCGCACCGTCGCGCGCGCTCTAGGGCTCAACGAGGACCTGGTGGAGTCTCTCGCTCTCTCCCACGACCTGGGCCACACCCCGTTCGGACACCTCGGCGAGGACGTGCTCGGGGAGCGCCTGCGCGGGCACGGCGGATTCAACCACAACCGACAGACGCTCCGGATCGTCGAGCACCTCGAGGAGCGCTACCCCGACTTTCCCGGACTCAACCTCACCTTCGAGGTCCGCGAGGGGATCGCCAAGCACTCCGGGCCGATCGACCTCGAGGCGGCACCGGAATTCGCGGATTACGATCCGGGGCTGATGCCGCCCCTCGAGGCCCAGCTCATCGACCCCGTGGACGAGATCGCGTACAACCACCACGACATCGACGACGGCTTGGAGTCGGGCATTCTGGACATGGAAGCGCTGGCATCCGCGGTTCCGATCTTCGGCGAGCCGCTCAGGGTGGCTCTCGGACGCCACCGGGCGTCCGACCTCAGGCAGTTCCGGAACGAGGCGCTCCGGGGGCTCATCAACGAGCTGGTCACCGATCTGATCACGACCGCGGAGCGCAACGTCAGGGAGGCGGGGATCGTCTCCATCGAGGAGGTCCGCGGCGCTCCACGACCCCTGGTGGGTCTCTCCGCCGCCGTTGGCGAGCGCAACCGCACGCTCAAGGCCTACCTCCACGAGCACCTCTACCGCCATCACAGGATCGAGCGTATGAAGGACAAGGCCCGGAGGGTGCTCGAGGCGCTGTTCGACCGCTATCATGCGAATCCGAGGCTCCTGCCCGACGACACGAGGCGCCGGATCGTGGTGGACGGCGTCGAGCGGACCATCGCGGACTACATCGCGGGGATGACCGATCGGTACGCGACCGAGGAGTACCAGAGGCTGTTCGATCCGACGGTGCGGGTCTGA
- a CDS encoding zinc-binding dehydrogenase — protein sequence MRAVLIREHGGLDVLRVEERDVPVPGPGEARVRVCAVGLNHLDLWVRKGVPGHTFPLPLVPGSDVAGIVDALGVGARGVREGDPVVVGPGISCGICPACRSGRDPLCADYAILGESRDGGCADFLVVPALNLFPKPPSLDFPAAAAVPLAFLTAWHMLVDRAAVRPGERVLVHAAGSGVSSAAIQIARLLGARVLATAGSDEKCARAVELGAAVAVNYRAADFSRAAKEWSEGRGVDVALDHVGAETFERTLRCLAKGGRYVTCGATSGFEMKTDFRRVFFRSLSILGSTMGAGHELARVLDHVAAGDLRPVVDRVFPLEQVAAAHRHLESREGFGKTVLVG from the coding sequence ATGCGGGCGGTCTTGATCCGGGAGCACGGCGGGCTGGATGTCCTCCGCGTCGAGGAGAGGGATGTCCCCGTGCCGGGTCCCGGCGAGGCGCGGGTGCGCGTCTGCGCCGTCGGGCTCAACCACCTCGACCTGTGGGTCAGGAAGGGAGTGCCGGGTCACACGTTCCCCCTGCCCCTGGTGCCGGGATCGGACGTGGCCGGGATCGTCGATGCTTTGGGGGTGGGCGCGCGCGGGGTGCGCGAAGGCGATCCCGTCGTGGTGGGCCCCGGAATCTCGTGCGGGATCTGTCCGGCGTGCCGGTCGGGGCGCGACCCCCTGTGCGCCGATTACGCGATCCTCGGCGAATCGCGGGACGGCGGCTGCGCGGACTTCCTCGTGGTCCCCGCATTGAACCTCTTCCCGAAGCCGCCGTCCCTGGATTTTCCCGCCGCGGCGGCGGTTCCGCTCGCATTCCTTACCGCGTGGCACATGCTGGTCGACCGCGCCGCGGTGCGGCCCGGCGAGCGGGTGCTCGTCCATGCCGCGGGGTCCGGTGTGTCCTCCGCGGCGATCCAGATCGCACGCCTGCTCGGCGCGCGCGTCCTGGCGACCGCGGGGTCGGACGAGAAGTGCGCCCGCGCCGTCGAGCTGGGTGCGGCGGTGGCGGTGAACTACCGCGCCGCGGATTTCTCGCGCGCGGCGAAGGAGTGGTCGGAAGGCCGGGGCGTGGACGTGGCCCTGGACCATGTGGGGGCGGAGACGTTCGAGCGGACGCTCCGATGCCTCGCGAAAGGCGGGCGCTACGTCACCTGCGGCGCCACCTCGGGATTCGAGATGAAGACCGACTTCCGGCGGGTGTTCTTCCGGAGCCTCTCGATCCTCGGCTCGACGATGGGTGCGGGTCACGAGCTCGCGCGGGTGCTCGATCACGTCGCGGCCGGCGATCTCCGGCCGGTGGTGGATCGGGTGTTCCCGCTCGAGCAGGTGGCCGCGGCGCACCGCCACCTCGAGAGCCGCGAGGGCTTCGGAAAGACCGTGCTGGTCGGGTGA
- a CDS encoding response regulator — translation MSKRILVVDDEAEIVELLRDILTSEGFEVDAAFDAESALEFIKANIYDAAMLDFNLPDMDGVMLHHRIRQMDEDLARHCIFMSGLVQSDDNLGYYTSYSGGFLSKPFDIRDVLGAIRGLIESA, via the coding sequence TTGAGCAAGCGCATCCTGGTCGTGGACGACGAAGCGGAGATCGTCGAGCTCCTTCGGGACATTCTCACGTCGGAGGGGTTCGAGGTCGACGCGGCGTTCGACGCCGAGTCCGCCCTCGAGTTCATCAAAGCCAACATCTACGATGCCGCCATGCTCGACTTCAACCTGCCGGACATGGACGGCGTGATGCTGCACCACCGGATACGGCAGATGGACGAGGATCTGGCCCGGCATTGCATCTTCATGTCGGGGCTGGTGCAGTCCGACGACAACCTGGGCTACTACACGTCGTACAGCGGCGGGTTCCTGTCGAAACCGTTCGACATCCGGGACGTCCTGGGCGCGATCCGCGGCCTGATCGAGTCCGCCTAG
- a CDS encoding peptidyl-prolyl cis-trans isomerase: MLNVMRENLKHLKWVLWIVAVSMVLYLGVYFTGSSRRGGADADWAAKVDGQTISTREFLEVARRMDEYYRKVLGAQYDQLKPQLQLGRQVIQQLVDEQLILAEARKLGLAASPSEISRQILADPQFHDANGRFVGRDKYAAVMERMWPGGVAAYERKVADEISIAKWRGLVTEPVEVSDVEVRDLYRSRSDKAAIDYVVVPSVKQQLSTKVSDAEVKAWYDAHKDGYRRGEGRRIRYAVVERQAQLPKVKVTDDDVKSFYEANRAQYDRPEQRRASHILFRVDKDAAPEAKEQARKQAEDALARLKRGEDFATLARTLSQDKASAEKGGDLGFFGRGQMVGPFDKAAFDTPVGELAPVVETDFGFHVLRVTDSRPAGVAPLDALRDGIRRQIEFQKAQQLVQSEAQRIRAEISAAKDLDAVARKEGLTVQEAAFTREEMPRDLGPSPEFADAVYALAAGSVGQPVGVAKGMAIVASIATVPPAVPPLQEIQDRVRTELLNARERDAALAEARKAFASQKDLASMAKALGQQVRNAADLAPGHSLPGAGRVPDLDRALFSPGTKVGDRGVVSAPAGAVIYSVTKRDTFDPAAFETSKPDLRSELLSQRRSAVLQSILEGVRQKHKVEINNELVNGLKA, encoded by the coding sequence ATGCTCAATGTCATGCGGGAGAACCTCAAGCACCTCAAGTGGGTCCTGTGGATCGTCGCAGTGTCCATGGTGCTCTACCTCGGGGTGTACTTCACCGGCAGCTCGCGCCGCGGCGGTGCGGACGCGGACTGGGCGGCGAAGGTGGACGGCCAGACGATCTCCACCCGGGAGTTCCTCGAGGTCGCGCGCCGGATGGACGAGTACTACCGGAAGGTGCTGGGCGCGCAATACGACCAGCTCAAGCCCCAGCTCCAGCTCGGGCGCCAGGTGATCCAGCAACTCGTCGACGAGCAGCTGATCCTGGCGGAGGCGCGGAAGCTCGGGCTCGCGGCCTCTCCCTCGGAGATCTCGCGCCAGATCCTGGCGGATCCGCAGTTCCACGACGCAAACGGCCGCTTCGTCGGACGGGACAAGTATGCCGCGGTGATGGAGCGGATGTGGCCGGGGGGCGTTGCGGCTTACGAGCGGAAGGTCGCCGACGAGATCAGCATCGCCAAGTGGCGAGGCCTCGTGACCGAGCCGGTCGAGGTTTCCGACGTGGAGGTCCGGGACCTCTACCGGAGCCGGAGCGACAAGGCGGCGATCGACTACGTGGTGGTTCCCAGCGTGAAGCAGCAGCTTTCGACGAAGGTCTCGGACGCCGAGGTGAAGGCCTGGTACGACGCCCACAAGGATGGCTACCGGCGAGGCGAGGGGCGGCGCATCCGCTACGCGGTGGTGGAGCGCCAGGCTCAGCTGCCGAAGGTCAAGGTCACCGACGACGACGTGAAGAGCTTCTACGAGGCGAACAGGGCCCAGTACGACCGGCCCGAGCAGCGTCGCGCGAGCCACATCCTGTTCCGGGTGGACAAGGACGCCGCCCCGGAGGCGAAGGAGCAGGCGCGGAAGCAGGCCGAGGACGCGCTGGCCCGGCTGAAGAGGGGAGAGGACTTCGCCACCCTGGCGCGCACGCTTTCCCAGGACAAGGCCTCGGCGGAGAAGGGCGGCGACCTCGGGTTCTTCGGTCGTGGCCAGATGGTCGGTCCGTTCGACAAGGCGGCGTTCGACACGCCCGTGGGAGAGCTGGCCCCGGTGGTCGAGACGGATTTCGGTTTTCACGTGCTCCGGGTGACCGACTCGCGGCCTGCCGGCGTGGCTCCGCTCGATGCGCTTCGCGACGGGATCCGTCGCCAGATCGAGTTCCAGAAGGCCCAGCAGCTCGTCCAGTCGGAAGCTCAGAGGATCCGCGCCGAGATCTCCGCAGCGAAGGACCTGGACGCGGTCGCCAGGAAGGAAGGTCTGACGGTCCAGGAAGCGGCCTTCACCCGGGAGGAGATGCCGCGGGACCTCGGGCCCTCCCCGGAGTTCGCGGACGCGGTCTACGCGCTCGCCGCCGGAAGCGTGGGCCAGCCCGTCGGGGTCGCCAAGGGCATGGCGATCGTGGCGTCGATTGCCACGGTCCCGCCCGCCGTGCCGCCGCTCCAGGAGATCCAGGACCGCGTTCGCACGGAGCTGCTCAACGCGCGCGAGCGGGACGCCGCGCTGGCCGAGGCGCGGAAGGCGTTCGCGAGCCAGAAGGACCTCGCCTCCATGGCCAAGGCCCTCGGGCAGCAGGTCCGAAACGCCGCCGATCTCGCGCCCGGCCACAGCCTTCCCGGCGCCGGTCGCGTGCCGGATCTCGACCGTGCGTTGTTCTCGCCCGGAACCAAGGTCGGAGACCGCGGCGTCGTGTCCGCGCCGGCCGGCGCGGTGATCTACTCGGTGACCAAGCGCGACACCTTCGATCCCGCGGCCTTCGAGACGTCGAAGCCCGATCTCCGCTCCGAGCTCCTTTCCCAGCGGCGCTCGGCGGTGCTCCAGTCGATCCTGGAGGGGGTGAGGCAGAAGCACAAGGTCGAGATCAACAACGAGCTGGTGAACGGCCTGAAGGCTTGA
- a CDS encoding rod shape-determining protein, whose amino-acid sequence MAWSPKSVLSVFSNDLAIDLGTANSLVYSKGRGIVVSEPSIVAVNQKTGKVEAVGREAKEMLGRTPGNIIAIRPMKDGVIADFEHTEKMLDYFIKKAHNRSIGVRPRIVIGVPSEITQVEKRAVRDSAMKAKATEVYLVEQAMMAAIGAGLPITEPTGNMVVDIGGGTTDVAVISMAGIVYSRSVRVAGNEMDEAIIQYIKRKYNLLIGERTAEEVKIKLGSAFPLDEELTLEIKGRDLVEGVPKTIVVSDEEIRESLAETVATIIEAVRVALEQTPPELSADIVDRGIVITGGGAMLRNLDKRLREETGLPVSVADDPLTSVVMGTGKMLTDFNLLRRVALD is encoded by the coding sequence ATGGCGTGGAGCCCCAAGTCCGTTCTGTCGGTCTTCTCCAACGACCTGGCGATCGATCTCGGGACGGCCAACTCCCTCGTGTACAGCAAGGGACGGGGGATCGTGGTGAGCGAGCCCTCCATCGTCGCCGTGAACCAGAAGACCGGCAAGGTCGAGGCGGTCGGTCGCGAGGCGAAGGAGATGTTGGGCCGCACGCCGGGGAACATCATCGCCATCCGACCGATGAAGGACGGCGTGATCGCCGACTTCGAGCACACCGAGAAGATGCTCGACTACTTCATCAAGAAGGCGCACAACCGCTCGATCGGCGTGCGGCCGCGAATCGTGATCGGCGTGCCGAGCGAGATCACCCAGGTCGAAAAGCGCGCGGTGCGCGACTCCGCCATGAAGGCGAAGGCGACGGAGGTCTACCTCGTCGAGCAGGCGATGATGGCGGCCATCGGCGCCGGACTCCCGATCACCGAGCCGACGGGGAACATGGTGGTGGACATCGGCGGGGGGACCACGGACGTGGCGGTGATCTCCATGGCGGGGATCGTCTACTCGAGGTCCGTCCGGGTGGCCGGCAACGAGATGGACGAGGCGATCATCCAGTACATCAAGCGCAAGTACAACCTCCTCATCGGCGAGAGAACGGCGGAGGAGGTGAAGATCAAGCTCGGCTCGGCGTTTCCCCTGGACGAGGAGCTCACGCTGGAGATCAAGGGGCGCGATCTCGTGGAAGGGGTGCCGAAGACCATCGTGGTCTCCGACGAGGAGATCCGCGAATCGTTGGCCGAGACCGTCGCCACCATCATCGAGGCGGTTCGGGTGGCGCTCGAACAGACGCCGCCGGAGCTCTCCGCGGACATCGTCGACCGCGGGATCGTCATCACCGGCGGCGGCGCGATGCTGAGGAATCTCGACAAGCGTCTCCGGGAGGAGACCGGACT